A genomic window from Polaribacter gangjinensis includes:
- a CDS encoding RluA family pseudouridine synthase: MKHFQQFKTDISNINLPEKFTFPFYYEPHDLAIIAANELQEYLENQTDFQHDFGLQSDIKTVSIGKMFGVLVVKNKLQEIGYLAAFSGKFADHSLPEKFVPPVFNMRTEGSFYVKGEAELEEINQEISALKKDETYISLKKSVKKRIQHIEEDLAFQRKKMKIAKKERKIRKKNSGSILTESDFSILIKKLEQESFNDQFFYKELKAYYENDLQKKQAELAFFENKIASLKKERIQKSNYLQKTLFERYAFLNAKKEWKSLLDIFSDPMIKPPAGSGECAVPKLLQYAFLNDLEPICMAEFWWGISPNSEIRKHKNFYPACQSRCKPILTHMLQDLKMDENLLIESLTEHQEIPIIFEDDDLIVVNKPAEFLSVPGKEISDSVYSRMKEKYPEATGPLIVHRLDMSTSGILVLTKTKEANKILQSQFIKRTVKKRYVALLEGNLTEQKGTVKLPIRLDLDDRPKQLVDFENGKNAETYWEIIQIEDDITRVYFYPITGRTHQLRVHAAHKNGLNAPIVGDDLYGKKGKRLHLHAEFIEFLHPKTMEKMSFSVAPEF, from the coding sequence TTGAAACATTTTCAGCAATTTAAAACGGATATTTCAAATATCAATTTACCCGAAAAATTCACATTTCCTTTTTATTATGAGCCTCATGATTTGGCAATAATTGCGGCAAATGAGTTGCAAGAATATTTAGAAAATCAGACAGATTTTCAGCATGATTTTGGGCTACAAAGTGATATAAAAACAGTAAGTATTGGCAAAATGTTTGGTGTTTTAGTAGTTAAAAACAAGCTTCAAGAAATTGGTTATTTAGCCGCGTTTTCAGGAAAATTTGCAGATCATAGTTTGCCCGAAAAATTTGTTCCACCTGTTTTTAATATGAGAACTGAAGGTAGTTTTTATGTGAAAGGTGAAGCTGAATTGGAAGAGATAAATCAAGAAATTTCAGCATTAAAAAAGGATGAAACGTATATTTCTTTAAAAAAATCAGTCAAAAAAAGAATTCAACATATTGAAGAAGACTTGGCTTTTCAGAGAAAAAAAATGAAAATTGCCAAAAAAGAACGAAAAATTCGGAAGAAAAATTCGGGTTCAATTCTTACTGAATCTGATTTTTCAATTCTCATTAAAAAATTGGAACAAGAGAGTTTTAACGATCAATTTTTTTACAAAGAATTGAAGGCCTATTATGAAAATGACCTTCAAAAAAAACAGGCTGAATTGGCATTTTTTGAGAACAAAATAGCTAGTCTAAAAAAAGAACGCATCCAAAAATCAAATTATTTACAAAAAACCTTATTTGAAAGATATGCGTTTTTAAATGCAAAAAAAGAATGGAAAAGTTTGCTGGATATTTTTAGCGATCCAATGATAAAACCTCCTGCAGGTTCAGGAGAATGTGCTGTTCCAAAATTATTGCAATACGCTTTTCTAAACGATTTAGAACCCATTTGTATGGCAGAATTTTGGTGGGGAATTTCACCAAACTCAGAAATCAGAAAACATAAAAATTTTTATCCTGCGTGTCAAAGTCGTTGTAAACCCATTTTAACACACATGTTGCAAGACCTAAAAATGGACGAAAATTTGTTGATAGAAAGTTTAACAGAACATCAAGAAATTCCCATTATTTTTGAAGATGATGACCTTATTGTTGTAAACAAACCTGCTGAATTTTTGTCTGTTCCTGGCAAAGAAATTTCAGATTCAGTTTATTCTCGAATGAAAGAAAAATATCCAGAAGCAACAGGGCCTTTAATTGTGCATCGTTTAGACATGTCCACATCTGGAATTTTAGTGTTGACAAAAACCAAAGAAGCCAATAAAATTTTACAAAGTCAGTTTATCAAAAGAACTGTAAAAAAGCGATATGTTGCTTTATTAGAAGGAAATTTAACTGAACAAAAAGGAACTGTAAAACTGCCTATTCGTTTGGATTTGGATGACAGACCCAAACAATTAGTGGATTTTGAAAACGGAAAAAATGCGGAAACTTATTGGGAAATCATCCAAATTGAAGACGATATAACGCGTGTATATTTTTATCCAATTACAGGAAGAACACACCAATTAAGAGTTCATGCAGCCCATAAAAACGGATTAAATGCACCTATTGTTGGCGATGATTTGTATGGAAAAAAAGGAAAAAGATTGCATTTGCATGCAGAATTTATAGAGTTTTTACATCCAAAAACCATGGAAAAAATGAGTTTTTCTGTGGCTCCTGAATTTTAG
- a CDS encoding Hpt domain-containing protein: MTPNNQIKSNIVDLTFLNENFGQDYDSYSQMIVYFLEQSDEKVQQLKESVQTSDFINIKAAAHFLKSSFNVMGLKSTQSLIEMEHLSIQQSNIEKISELLKEVVIDFDESVVEYKRILSIVTAPK; this comes from the coding sequence ATGACCCCTAATAACCAAATCAAAAGTAATATTGTCGATTTAACATTTTTAAATGAAAATTTTGGTCAGGATTATGATTCTTACAGCCAAATGATTGTCTATTTTTTAGAACAATCAGATGAAAAAGTTCAACAATTAAAAGAAAGCGTACAAACATCCGATTTTATTAATATTAAAGCTGCCGCACATTTTTTAAAATCTTCTTTCAATGTTATGGGTTTAAAATCTACTCAATCATTAATTGAAATGGAACATTTAAGTATTCAACAATCAAACATTGAAAAAATTTCGGAGCTTTTAAAAGAAGTTGTTATCGATTTTGATGAAAGTGTTGTTGAATACAAAAGAATATTATCAATTGTTACAGCACCTAAATAA
- the polA gene encoding DNA polymerase I, whose product MSTQKRLFLVDAYALIFRGYYAFIKNPRINSKGLDTSAIMGFMNSLLDVIKREKPDHLAVCFDKGGSAERTELYEAYKANRDATPEAIKIAVPYIEEILRAMHIPIMVKEGFEADDVIGTLSKQAEKEGYKTYMVTPDKDFAQLVSENIFMYKPRFGGGYDIWGVEEVKQNFEVENPLQVIDFLGMMGDASDNIPGLPGVGEKTAKKFIADFGSMENLLANTHQLTGKMREKVEAAKDLGMLSKKLATIMLDVPVQFNADDFTLDQPDLEKVTEIFTDLEFRNLLTNFTNTFSSENVSKSSENSPEKVVVSQKQPTDNNSTQFDLFATPGSGNISENEIASGYKTIENTSHFYQHINSPFSRKLLIDKLLQQKSVCFDTETTGLKALEVELIGISFSYEIGKGYYVSFPENQEETKAILEEFRGFFESENIEKIGHNLKYDLKVLSNYNMVVKGPLFDTMIAHYLINPDMRHNMDVLAETYLNYQPVSITELIGKKGKNQLSMREIDLKEQTEYAVEDADITLQLKNHFTKELETGNVTKLFNEVELPLVSVLTSMEIEGININIEYLKELSVKLTEDIDRLEKAIYTQAGEEFNIASPKQLGVVLFENLKLIDKPKKTKTGQYATGEDILSYLAKDHQIIRDIQDYRQYKKLQSTYVDALPNEINPKTGRIHTEYAQAVAATGRLSSNNPNLQNIPIRTERGREVRKAFIPRNENYVLLAADYSQIELRIIAALSQEETMINAFKNGEDIHASTAAKVFNIPINEVTREQRSNAKTVNFGIIYGVSAFGLSNQTNLTRSEAKELIDTYYETYPKLKAYMSSQVDFARENGYVETILNRRRYLKDINSRNAVVRGAAERNAVNAPIQGSAADIIKLAMINIHKCFEKENFKSKMILQVHDELVFDAHKDELDIIKPIIKHEMENAFVMTVPLDVEIGMGENWLEAH is encoded by the coding sequence ATGTCAACACAAAAACGACTTTTTTTAGTAGATGCATATGCATTGATTTTCAGAGGCTATTATGCTTTTATTAAAAATCCACGAATCAACTCAAAAGGGCTTGATACCTCAGCAATTATGGGATTTATGAATTCTTTGTTGGATGTTATCAAACGTGAAAAACCCGATCATTTAGCAGTTTGTTTTGACAAAGGAGGAAGTGCGGAAAGAACAGAACTTTACGAGGCGTACAAAGCAAACAGAGATGCCACTCCTGAAGCCATTAAAATTGCAGTGCCTTATATCGAAGAAATTTTGCGTGCCATGCACATTCCAATCATGGTAAAAGAAGGTTTTGAGGCTGATGATGTGATTGGAACACTTTCCAAACAAGCTGAAAAAGAAGGTTATAAAACCTACATGGTTACGCCTGATAAAGATTTTGCTCAACTTGTATCTGAAAATATATTTATGTACAAACCTCGTTTTGGGGGTGGTTATGACATTTGGGGAGTTGAAGAAGTGAAACAAAATTTTGAAGTAGAAAATCCGTTACAAGTCATTGATTTTTTGGGAATGATGGGTGATGCTTCTGATAATATTCCTGGATTGCCAGGAGTTGGCGAAAAAACGGCAAAAAAGTTTATTGCTGATTTTGGTTCGATGGAAAATTTGTTGGCAAATACACATCAATTAACAGGAAAAATGAGAGAAAAAGTAGAAGCTGCTAAAGATTTAGGCATGCTTTCTAAAAAATTGGCAACCATTATGTTGGATGTTCCTGTGCAATTTAATGCGGATGATTTTACCTTGGATCAACCTGATTTAGAAAAAGTTACTGAAATTTTTACTGATTTGGAATTCCGAAATTTATTGACAAATTTCACGAATACATTTTCATCTGAAAACGTTTCAAAATCGAGTGAAAATTCTCCAGAAAAAGTGGTTGTTTCTCAAAAACAACCTACTGATAACAATTCAACGCAATTTGATTTATTTGCGACTCCCGGAAGTGGAAATATCTCAGAAAATGAAATCGCTTCTGGATATAAAACCATTGAAAATACTTCTCATTTTTATCAACATATCAATTCTCCGTTTTCAAGAAAACTACTGATTGACAAATTATTACAACAAAAATCCGTTTGTTTTGATACGGAAACTACGGGTTTAAAAGCATTGGAAGTTGAATTGATTGGCATCTCATTTTCTTATGAAATTGGCAAAGGATATTATGTTTCTTTTCCTGAAAATCAAGAGGAAACCAAAGCCATTTTAGAAGAATTTAGAGGTTTTTTTGAATCAGAAAACATTGAAAAAATTGGGCATAATTTAAAATATGATTTGAAAGTATTATCAAATTATAATATGGTTGTAAAAGGCCCTTTATTTGATACCATGATTGCGCATTATCTTATCAATCCTGATATGCGTCACAATATGGATGTTTTGGCAGAAACTTATTTGAATTATCAACCAGTTTCTATTACAGAATTGATTGGGAAAAAAGGAAAAAATCAGCTTTCCATGCGTGAAATCGACCTCAAAGAGCAAACAGAATATGCTGTAGAAGATGCTGATATTACACTACAATTGAAAAATCATTTTACCAAAGAATTGGAAACTGGCAACGTTACCAAATTGTTTAATGAGGTAGAATTGCCTTTGGTTTCTGTGCTAACTTCTATGGAAATTGAGGGAATTAACATCAATATTGAATATCTAAAAGAGCTTTCTGTAAAACTTACTGAAGATATTGATAGACTAGAAAAAGCGATTTATACGCAAGCAGGAGAAGAATTCAACATTGCATCACCCAAACAATTGGGTGTGGTTTTGTTTGAAAATTTAAAATTGATTGACAAACCCAAAAAAACCAAAACTGGTCAATATGCAACTGGCGAGGACATTCTTTCATATCTCGCAAAAGACCATCAAATCATAAGAGATATTCAAGATTATCGTCAATATAAAAAATTACAAAGCACATATGTTGATGCTTTGCCCAATGAAATCAATCCAAAAACAGGAAGAATTCATACAGAATATGCACAAGCTGTTGCTGCCACAGGAAGATTGAGTTCTAACAATCCGAACTTGCAAAACATTCCAATTAGAACAGAACGTGGACGTGAAGTGCGCAAAGCTTTCATCCCAAGAAATGAAAATTATGTATTGTTAGCAGCAGATTATAGTCAAATTGAATTACGAATTATTGCGGCTTTGAGCCAAGAAGAAACCATGATCAATGCTTTTAAAAATGGCGAAGATATCCACGCTTCTACAGCTGCAAAAGTGTTTAACATTCCCATAAATGAAGTAACTCGTGAGCAGAGAAGCAATGCAAAAACAGTGAATTTCGGAATTATTTACGGAGTTTCTGCCTTTGGATTGAGCAACCAAACCAACCTAACAAGAAGCGAAGCCAAGGAATTGATTGATACGTATTATGAAACTTATCCAAAATTAAAAGCGTACATGTCCTCGCAAGTTGATTTTGCTCGTGAAAATGGCTATGTAGAAACTATTTTAAATAGAAGACGTTATTTAAAAGACATCAATTCTAGAAACGCAGTGGTAAGAGGAGCTGCTGAACGAAATGCTGTAAATGCGCCCATTCAAGGTTCTGCTGCTGATATTATAAAATTGGCAATGATCAATATTCACAAATGTTTTGAGAAAGAAAATTTCAAATCAAAAATGATTTTACAAGTGCATGATGAGTTGGTTTTTGATGCGCATAAAGACGAATTAGATATCATAAAACCCATCATAAAACACGAAATGGAAAACGCTTTTGTAATGACAGTTCCTTTGGATGTTGAAATTGGCATGGGAGAAAATTGGTTGGAAGCGCATTAA
- a CDS encoding response regulator: protein MKKLDTILLIDDDPATNFLHKYVLQKESCAENIVSFQSAEEALEYIKDTIKNGFHFPELIFLDINMPRMNGWEFIEEYNKISKQNKISKIVVMLTTSLDTKDREKAESIKEINEFLSKPLTPEKIHQVLESFNLLK from the coding sequence ATGAAAAAATTAGACACAATTTTACTGATTGATGATGATCCAGCAACCAATTTTTTGCACAAATATGTATTACAAAAAGAGAGTTGTGCAGAAAACATTGTCTCTTTTCAAAGTGCAGAAGAAGCACTAGAATACATTAAAGACACTATAAAAAATGGTTTTCATTTCCCCGAATTGATTTTTTTAGACATCAATATGCCAAGAATGAATGGTTGGGAATTTATTGAGGAATACAACAAAATTTCAAAACAAAATAAGATAAGTAAGATTGTTGTAATGCTAACAACTTCTTTAGATACTAAGGATCGTGAAAAAGCTGAAAGTATTAAAGAAATCAATGAGTTTTTGTCAAAGCCATTAACTCCCGAAAAAATTCATCAAGTTTTAGAATCGTTCAATCTTTTGAAATAA
- a CDS encoding L-threonylcarbamoyladenylate synthase, which translates to MSLISKDIQKAITILTNEDLVAIPTETVYGLAGNIFSEKAVKKIFSTKKRPHFNPLIVHIASIDALKKVVSYIPEKAQLLAETFWPGSLTLVLKKNPTIPDLITAGKDTVAVRVPNHPLTLELLQQLSFPLAAPSANPFNSISPTKPEHVAQYFENEIELILDGGPCKNGIESTIIGFENDEPILYRLGAISIETIEKVIGKVHIKNNKEENPEAPGMLLKHYAPKTLTVLTSDIEKEIKKFEGKKIGILSFNSTHKSDTIFHEIILSPSGNLEAAATNLYDALHELDALQLDVIIAEKLPEIGLGVSVNDRLQRAAFIN; encoded by the coding sequence ATGAGTTTGATTTCAAAAGACATCCAAAAAGCCATTACCATTTTAACAAATGAAGATTTGGTTGCAATTCCCACAGAAACTGTGTATGGTTTGGCTGGAAATATTTTTAGTGAAAAAGCGGTAAAAAAGATTTTTTCTACTAAAAAAAGACCGCATTTCAATCCATTAATTGTTCATATTGCATCTATTGATGCTTTAAAAAAGGTGGTTTCTTATATTCCTGAAAAAGCACAACTTTTAGCAGAAACTTTTTGGCCTGGTTCATTGACTTTGGTGTTGAAAAAAAATCCAACAATTCCTGATTTGATTACAGCTGGCAAAGATACTGTGGCAGTTCGTGTACCAAATCATCCTTTAACTTTGGAATTATTACAACAATTGTCTTTCCCTTTAGCTGCACCAAGCGCCAATCCTTTTAACAGCATAAGCCCAACAAAACCTGAACATGTTGCTCAGTATTTCGAAAATGAAATTGAATTAATTTTAGATGGTGGACCTTGTAAAAACGGTATAGAATCTACCATTATTGGCTTTGAAAATGACGAACCAATTTTGTATAGATTGGGAGCAATATCCATAGAAACTATTGAAAAAGTGATTGGAAAAGTGCACATAAAAAACAACAAAGAAGAAAATCCTGAGGCTCCAGGAATGCTTTTAAAGCATTATGCCCCAAAAACGTTAACCGTTTTAACTTCGGATATTGAAAAAGAAATTAAAAAATTTGAAGGAAAAAAAATAGGAATTTTATCTTTCAATTCTACTCATAAATCAGACACAATTTTCCATGAAATTATACTTTCACCTTCAGGAAATTTAGAAGCTGCAGCAACAAATTTGTATGATGCTTTGCACGAGTTAGATGCTTTGCAACTAGATGTAATTATTGCAGAAAAATTACCCGAAATTGGTTTGGGAGTTTCTGTAAATGATCGTTTACAAAGAGCTGCTTTTATAAATTAA
- a CDS encoding phage holin family protein, whose amino-acid sequence MNTLLKILLTALAVFFLAAVLPGVAVENYISAITVALVIGLLNIFVRPIIVLFTLPATIFSLGLFLFVINAGIILLADKFVDGFMVVGFFDALIFSVLLSILRSFLVSLIKEEKTQ is encoded by the coding sequence ATGAATACGCTTCTCAAAATTCTATTGACTGCATTAGCTGTTTTTTTCTTAGCTGCTGTTTTACCAGGTGTTGCCGTTGAAAATTATATCTCCGCAATTACAGTTGCTTTGGTAATTGGATTATTGAACATTTTTGTAAGACCAATTATTGTTCTGTTTACTTTACCAGCCACAATTTTTTCATTAGGTCTGTTTTTGTTTGTTATAAATGCAGGAATTATTTTGTTGGCAGATAAATTTGTTGATGGATTTATGGTTGTAGGTTTTTTTGATGCGCTCATTTTCAGTGTTTTATTATCAATTTTACGCTCTTTTTTAGTATCGCTTATAAAAGAAGAGAAAACACAGTAA
- a CDS encoding thioredoxin family protein, producing MTKFGELISIDKPVLIDFYSDWDDVESSIDTLRDVAAALGDKAKVIKIDINKNEVLADALRVKGNPTFMIYKNGEMKWRQTGFQDANTLIGLVQQYV from the coding sequence ATGACAAAATTTGGAGAATTAATTAGTATTGACAAGCCTGTTTTGATTGATTTTTATTCAGATTGGGATGATGTTGAAAGCAGTATTGATACACTAAGAGATGTTGCTGCAGCTCTAGGAGATAAAGCAAAAGTGATTAAAATCGACATTAATAAAAATGAAGTTTTAGCAGATGCACTTCGCGTTAAAGGAAATCCTACATTTATGATTTATAAAAATGGAGAAATGAAGTGGCGTCAAACAGGATTTCAAGATGCAAATACGTTGATTGGCTTGGTACAACAGTACGTTTAG
- a CDS encoding metallophosphoesterase, translating to MGRWIFLIVLIFLIILLDFYAFQAFKTAFRNKYARFISMFVNIGVYVYFLFTILTYSRSDGQTPQFQLAAGLLLTFLIPKLVIVIMLFGEDIFRVIAKGISAISASETQPLAGRRKFISQLALGIAAIPFASFIYGIIQGKYNYKVLKYQLSFKDLPDAFDGFTITQISDIHSGSFTNAEKIQYGIDLINEQNADVILFTGDIVNNKADEMDNWIDMFAKLKAKDGKYSILGNHDYGDYMDWKNPQEKINNFQAVKDVHKKIGFDLLLDEHRYLEKNGQKIALLGVENWGKGFNQKGDLEKASSGISKEDFKILMSHDPSHWEYKVKNDDFHYHLTLSGHTHGLQMGIEIPGWFKWSPSQYVYKQWAGLYEEFGRYINVNRGFGYHAFPGRVGIWPEITTIELKKA from the coding sequence ATGGGTCGTTGGATTTTTCTAATCGTATTGATTTTTTTAATCATTCTCCTTGATTTTTATGCTTTTCAGGCATTTAAAACTGCTTTTAGAAATAAATATGCACGTTTCATTTCAATGTTTGTAAACATTGGGGTATATGTTTATTTTCTATTTACCATTTTAACCTATTCAAGAAGTGATGGTCAAACTCCTCAATTTCAGTTAGCTGCAGGATTGTTGTTGACTTTTTTAATTCCGAAATTGGTAATTGTAATCATGCTTTTTGGCGAAGATATTTTTAGAGTGATTGCAAAAGGAATTTCGGCTATTTCAGCTTCAGAAACTCAACCTTTGGCTGGCAGAAGAAAGTTTATTTCGCAATTGGCTTTGGGCATTGCAGCCATTCCTTTTGCTTCATTTATTTATGGAATTATCCAAGGAAAATACAACTACAAAGTTCTAAAATATCAATTGTCTTTTAAAGATTTGCCTGATGCTTTTGACGGTTTTACCATCACTCAAATTTCAGATATTCATTCAGGAAGTTTTACAAACGCTGAAAAAATTCAATATGGCATTGATTTGATTAACGAACAAAATGCGGATGTAATTTTGTTTACAGGCGATATTGTAAATAACAAAGCAGATGAAATGGACAATTGGATTGATATGTTTGCCAAACTAAAAGCAAAAGACGGCAAATATTCTATCCTTGGAAATCATGATTATGGCGATTATATGGATTGGAAAAATCCGCAAGAAAAAATCAATAATTTTCAAGCAGTGAAAGATGTTCATAAAAAAATTGGATTTGATTTGTTGTTGGATGAACATCGATATTTGGAAAAAAACGGTCAAAAAATCGCCCTTTTAGGAGTCGAAAATTGGGGAAAAGGATTCAATCAAAAAGGAGATTTGGAAAAAGCATCCTCAGGAATATCCAAAGAAGATTTTAAAATTTTGATGAGTCACGATCCAAGTCATTGGGAATATAAGGTGAAAAATGACGATTTTCATTATCATTTAACGTTGAGTGGTCATACACATGGTTTGCAAATGGGCATTGAAATTCCTGGTTGGTTCAAATGGAGTCCATCACAATATGTGTATAAACAATGGGCAGGTTTGTATGAAGAATTTGGCAGATACATCAATGTGAATAGAGGTTTTGGATATCATGCTTTTCCTGGAAGAGTTGGTATTTGGCCAGAAATCACTACTATTGAGCTGAAAAAAGCCTGA